The following coding sequences lie in one Arachis ipaensis cultivar K30076 chromosome B03, Araip1.1, whole genome shotgun sequence genomic window:
- the LOC107632147 gene encoding SH3 domain-containing protein 3, with product MDALRKQATKFRDQVAKQQQFHGLIKQFSSSGYESSDVVVIDEVEMQRHQQLEKLYRATRSGKDFQKEIVKAAETFTAIGFKHIEAGTKLSEDCCKYGAENNNTDNILAKAASVYGDARKHVEKEQDELNRLLSSQVLDPLRSMVNGAPLEDARHLAQRYSKMRQEAETMREEISRRQARIRESPTAEQVAKLHATEAKMQELKANMAILGKEAAAALAAVEAQQQRLTFQRLVAMVEGEKTFHLRVGAILSEIEAEMVSERQKKESAPPVVIPENGTEKTMYFLAEAMHSFSAESEKELSFSKGDFIVVRKVIPSGWSEGECNGRAGWFPSAYVEKRQRIPSTNLAGEVY from the exons ATGGACGCTCTGAGGAAACAGGCCACCAAGTTTAGGGACCAAGTTGCCAAACAACAGCAG TTTCACGGTTTAATAAAGCAGTTCAGCAGCAGCGGATATGAGAGCTCAGATGTTGTTGTCATTGATGAGGTTGAAATGCAGAGACATCAACAACTTGAAAAGCTCTATAGGGCCACTCGTTCTGGCAAG GACTTCCAGAAGGAAATTGTTAAAGCGGCAGAAACATTTACAGCCATAGGTTTTAAGCATATTGAAGCAG GAACAAAACTTTCTGAGGATTGCTGTAAATATGGAGCAGAGAACAACAACACTGACAACATATTGGCTAAGGCAGCATCAGTATATGGTGATGCTCGCAAACATGTAGAAAAGGAGCAAGATGAATTGAATCGGCTTTTATCTTCCCAG GTTTTGGATCCTTTGAGATCAATGGTCAATGGTGCACCTTTGGAGGATGCTCGCCATCTTGCTCAACGGTATAGTAAGATGAGGCAAGAAGCAGAGACCATG AGGGAGGAAATTTCTAGAAGACAAGCACGGATTAGGGAATCTCCTACTGCTGAACAAGTTGCAAAACTCCATGCTACTGAAGCAAAGATGCAAGAGCTGAAAGCAAACATGGCAATTCTGGGTAAAGAAGCTGCAGCTGCACTGGCAGCTGTTGAGGCACAGCAGCAGAGACTGACATTTCAAAGGCTCGTTGCTATG GTTGAAGGAGAAAAGACCTTTCATTTAAGAGTTGGTGCTATTCTAAGTGAAATTGAAGCTGAG ATGGTCTCAGAGAGACAGAAGAAAGAATCTGCCCCTCCAGTGGTTATACCCGAGAATGGCACAGAGAAAACAATGTACTTCTTGGCTGAA GCAATGCATTCTTTTAGTGCTGAATCAGAAAAGGAGTTGAGCTTTTCAAAGGGTGATTTCATTGTTGTGCGAAAG GTAATCCCATCCGGGTGGTCAGAAGGAGAATGCAACGGCAGAGCAGGGTGGTTTCCGTCTGCATACGTCGAGAAACGACAAAGAATACCCTCCACAAACTTGGCTGGTGAAGTTTACTAG
- the LOC107634825 gene encoding uncharacterized protein LOC107634825 yields MPSASKKRRAAAKKKKAQDNAMINSPPLGNGELKSEDIQNGDSPTHHENARQPASDAESMKQESSNVNNDQVKGGNEEEACAIVIESDSQSNESSEAENIGLEEPKTNEYDNEEHSDDSKNPACSENQPLVASIQMIQKTSWWSCCGLFEVLRASDR; encoded by the exons ATGCCATCCGCTTCTAAGAAAAGAAGGGCTGCTGCCAAGAAGAAGAAGGCACAGGATAACGCCATGATCAACTCTCCACCTCTAGGGAATGGTGAATTGAAATCCGAAGATATTCAAAATGGAGATTCACCTACACATCATGAAAATGCTCGACAACCTGCCTCCGATGCTGAGTCCATGAAACAAGAATCTAGCAATGTTAACAATGATCAAGTCAAAGGAGGAAATGAGGAGGAGGCTTGTGCTATTGTGATAGAGAGCGATTCGCAATCCAATGAGAGTTCTGAGGCTGAAAATATAGGTTTGGAGGAACCTAAGACAAATGAATATGATAATGAAGAACATTCTGATGATTCCAAGAATCCAGCATGCTCTGAAAATCAG CCACTTGTAGCATCTATACAGATGATTCAAAAGACCTCCTGGTGGAGTTGCTGTGGATTGTTTGAGGTTCTGCGAGCCTCGGATCGATGA
- the LOC107632145 gene encoding uncharacterized protein LOC107632145, whose product MANEQMKPIATLLLLLNFCMYVIILGIGGWAMNRAIDHGFIIGPGLTLPAHFSPIYFPMGNAATGFFVTFALLAGVVGAASTISGFNHIRSWTSESLPSAASVATIAWTLTLLAMGFACKEIELQIRNARLRTMEAFLIILSATQLFYIAAIHGAAAYRR is encoded by the exons ATGGCCAATGAGCAAATGAAGCCTATTGCCACCCTTCTTTTGTTGCTGAACTTCTGCATGTATGTCATAATTTTGGGCATTGGTGGATGGGCCATGAATAGAGCAATAGATCATGGTTTTATCATAg GTCCAGGATTGACACTACCAGCTCATTTTTCACCCATATACTTCCCTATGGGAAATGCTGCCACTGGCTTCTTTGTAACATTTGCTCTGCTTGCTGGAGTAGTTGGTGCTGCATCAACGATTTCAGGATTCAATCATATTCGTTCATGGACTTCTGAGAGCTTGCCGTCTGCAGCTTCAGTTGCTACCATTGCTTGGACCCTTACACTCTTGGCCATGGG CTTTGCATGCAAAGAGATTGAGCTTCAAATCAGAAATGCACGCTTG AGAACAATGGAGGCTTTTCTAATTATCCTGTCAGCCACACAACTTTTCTACATTGCTGCTATTCATGGTGCTGCTGCATACAGGAGATGA